The following coding sequences lie in one Haematobia irritans isolate KBUSLIRL chromosome 3, ASM5000362v1, whole genome shotgun sequence genomic window:
- the LOC142229549 gene encoding sodium/potassium/calcium exchanger 5-like: protein MQLSAKCVNTKFKLTKIMLSLKCLLIISIILIFYLRFLIAGVTKDLSITSDSNDNYISSNRYKRSLLSVDLYEEETSLNCSPASILEFPSDGLDRQQRLHGWILLHIILVFYGFWFLATICDDYMVPAIEQICSNFKIEGDVIGATIMAAAVSSPELFMNFVGTFITKGDIGVSAIVGSAVFNMLAVPACCGLFALQCLKLDWWPITRDCLIFLTAILTFLGILRDGKVMWYEAMGLILAYIIYMLVMYYNKKMAKTARRLLQSCGAYTTNQYREVSELSSLLPKHRNESAFSLAHEAYLSLDIGLHSSHMLLYLENKEKQDSIRSPWSSQGHSVVEFVCRWPITFLLWLTVPNCRKHSSFKYLTFSLAIMWTGIISYLVAFGITIIGDTLNIPDSVMGLTILAAGMSIPEAVCSIIVTRHGQASTGLSNSLGSNTFDILLSLGLPWFIKAYFLPDNPQEYWVSLNSNGLTFAGVSLLTSLMGLYIIFASQGFTLNRKVGFACLALYLILMTISILVQLNVFFPVNLPVCRH, encoded by the exons ATGCAACTTTCGGCTAAAtgtgtaaatacaaaatttaaactaacaaAAATAATGCTGAGTTTAAAGTGTTTGTTAATAATCTctataattttgatattttatttacgtTTTTTAATTGCTGGAGTAACAAAAGATTTATCAATAACTTCTGACAGCAATGATAATT aTATTTCCTCAAATCGTTATAAACGTAGTTTATTATCAGTGGAtttatatgaagaagaaacatcgTTAAATTGTTCACCAGCTTCGATTTTGGAATTTCCATCGGATGGTTTAGATAGACAACAAAGGCTACATGGTTGGATTTTACTCCATATTATTTTGGTGTTCTATGGTTTTTGGTTTTTGGCAACAATCTGTGATGATTATATGGTACCAGCTATAGAGCAAATTTGTTCaa aTTTTAAAATTGAAGGTGATGTTATTGGAGCTACTATCATGGCTGCTGCCGTGTCAAGTCCTGAGCTATTTATGAATTTTGTGGGTACATTCATTACAAAAGGTGACATAGGAGTGAGTGCCATTGTAGGTTCGGCGGTATTCAATATGCTGGCAGTTCCAGCCTGCTGTGGTCTTTTTGCCCTACAATGTCTGAAACTTGATTGGTGGCCCATTACTAGAGACTGCTTAATATTTCTAACAGCCATATTGACATTTTTGGGAATACTTCGAGATGGTAAAGTAATGTGGTATGAGGCTATGGGTTTGATATTGGCTTATATTATCTATATGTTGG taatgtattacaataaaaaaatggcaaaaactGCTAGAAGGCTTTTACAAAGTTGTGGTGCTTATACTACAAATCAATATCGTGAAGTTTCGGAGCTAAGTTCTTTGTTACCTAAACATCGCAATGAATCTGCATTTAGTCTAGCCCATGAAGCATATTTATCATTAGATATTGGTTTACATTCATCCCACATGTTGTTGTATTTGGAGAATAAGGAAAAACAAG ATTCCATTAGATCGCCTTGGTCTTCCCAGGGTCATTCAGTGGTAGAGTTTGTATGTCGTTGGCCCATCACCTTTCTGCTTTGGCTAACAGTACCGAATTGCCGTAAACACAGTTCTTTCAAATATCTAACGTTTTCATTGGCTATAATGTGGACTGGCATAATCTCATATCTGGTAGCATTTGGCATAACAATCATAG GTGACACATTAAACATTCCCGATTCGGTTATGGGTCTCACAATACTGGCCGCTGGCATGAGTATACCCGAAGCTGTTTGCAGTATTATAGTCACGCGACATGGACAAGCGTCAACGGGTCTAAGTAATTCCCTGGGATCTAATACATTTGATATATTACTTAGTCTTGGCCTACCCTGGTTTATAAAAGCCTATTTCTTACCCGACAATCCTCAAGAATATTGGGTTTCGTTAAATTCCAATGGTCTAACATTTGCTGGAGTTTCTCTACTAACTTCATTAATGGGTctatatattatatttgcatCGCAAGGATTTACTTTAAATCGGAAAGTTGGTTTTGCATGTTTAGCATTATATTTAATTCTAATGACAATTAGTATTCTGGTGCAATTGAATGTATTTTTCCCAGTCAATTTACCCGTTTGTAGGCATTGA